In Sphaeramia orbicularis chromosome 9, fSphaOr1.1, whole genome shotgun sequence, the sequence GACAGTGCTACTAGCGCTGCTGGTGCTTCTGTTGCTGCAGACTCAGCTGTCTGTGTGCATAAGGGAATTACGCACCGGGGGCTCCAGCTCTCCTATTTACTCATCTTCCTCATCTTCGTCATCCTCCTCGATGTTCAATGCCACCCAGCAGCGGCTGCCTGGAGCTATCATTATTGGGGTGCGAAAGGGCGGCACCAGAGCCCTGCTGGAGATGCTCAACCTGCACCCAAATGTGGAGGTGGCAAAGGCTGAGGTAAAACAGAAGGGATTAAGAGTTTATTTACTCATGATTGTTTTCAGATGTTGACAAAATACATACTTTTTAATCAAATGCAAATCCATATTGATGAATATACATTTACAGGTTATAAACCCATGTGTGTTCCTAGATTACTATCATACTGTAAGCCACAATTCACACCAGATATAATATTCTTCTTTTGAAACTTTTGCTTTATTTTCACATTTACCAGGAGATAGATTTATAAAACATACAGCAGAACCAAATCTGAACTTTGAAACAAAAACTTAAAGCATAACCTGGACCACCTACATTATTAAAGTACCTCTGGAAGGTTAGCGCCTGAATAATAAAAGAAATTTTACACCATGAGTTATTTTAGTTTTAACACTATagttttatagtttagttttgtaaCTTTTTTACCAGTCTGTTTTTTAGCTGCTTGTGAACTAACTGAATCTTCCCATTTCTGGAAGGTCAGGGTTCATGTTGTACTCTGTTCATGCGCTTTATCTGCAACGCTGGTGTAGTTTCCATCATTTGTAGTGGTTACAAGTACACAGCAATCTGTTTTTACAGGCTGTTGCATGTTTAAATCCACTTTAATCCTCTTGCCATTATTTAATGTCCTATCCGcactaatacagatatttttctaAATGGTATCCTCCCCCTCCATTTCTTAAAACTATAACCACATGACTTTAAACTGGTACACATTAATCATTGTTTCTGTTGCACTTTGATTTTCAGACCTTCAGATAATGTTGGACACAGCAGATACAGAAATTTAAGTCAGCAACTTGAGCAGCAATGTGTTACAATCTTAAATTACCTTAACTGTTGTTCTGACTGTTGAAGAgtattctatatatttttaagattctAAGGAATTAGAAAACTGACAGTCTGAGCGGAAATTGGTCTCTTGTGTATTCCTTGGGGTCAGTTTGACCCCATTCCGCTGCCTTCGTCTATGGGATGTGGATGTGGAAGGCAGCGGAACGGTTAAAAGTTACCTAAAAAGACTGAAATGATCTTTAGGAAAAATGTGTCTGATATCTGTTAATGAGCTTTTACTTTGGCTGAAGTCTCATTGGATAATGTCGAGGGGGTGGGATTTATGACCTGTACCTGTGATGTTTAGGCTTCACTTTTGAGGAGCTGTCACTATTTCTGTTTACATACAGTCGAAGTTCAGGACTCTACACAGGTTGTGGTTATGAAGATTGGTCCTGAGGAAGCTGCACAAAGAGAACTCCTAATCAGGGTAGATTAAGGTTAGACTACAGAGGTGAGAAGCTAGGTGAAGAAGTAGATCATTCTGGGCAAGATTAGGACagagagaaaagaacagaatGTCTTTTAGATGAAAAAGGCTTACACctaattttttaaataagttTTCATCTTCTCTGCATCAGAAAGAGTCTGTCCGGCGTGTGCACTTTCTTGATCACCTTCAACACTTTTTTATCCTCTTTCTTTCTGTCAGGTGCACTTCTTTAATGTGGAGGAGCACTACCGCCGAGGCCTGGCCTGGTATCGAACCCAGATGCCCTTCACCCTCCCTGGCCAGGTGACTGTGGAGAAGACCCCCGGGTACTTTGCAGCCCCTCAGGCACCAGCAAGAGTGTGGGACATGAACCCAGCCGTCCGTTTGTTACTCATCGTCCGGGACCCCGCTGAGAGATTGGTCTCCGACTACACCCAGGTCCTCCACAACCGTCTGACTCGTCACAAGCCCTACCAACCCCTAGAGGAACTCCTGCTCCACAAAGGCCACATCGATCCCAGTTACAAGGCATTGCAGAGGAGCCTCTACCACCTGCACCTGGACCGCTGGTTGGCGGTCTTTCCACGGGAGCAGATCCACGTGGTGGATGGTGATGCGCTCATACGAGATCCTTTCCCTGAGCTGAGGAAAGCCGAGCGGTTTCTAGACCTGCCTCCTAGAATCAGCCCCAACAACTTCTACTACAACACCACCAAGGGCTTCTACTGCCTCCTGTCTGCCGGACATGACAAGTGCCTGGACGAGTCTAAAGGCAGACCGCATGCACCGCTAAGCCCTCAGGCTTTCAAGAAACTTTGCCGCTACTTCAGGAAGCCAAATAAGTTGTTCTTTGAAATGGTCGGCCGGTCCTTTTCCTGGTGCTGATCTAAAGAATCCCTATGGTGGATGGTGactggagataaaaaaaaacctcctaAACAATGCCTACATATTCAGGGACATTCAAGGAAACTGTTACATGAGTATCCCTTAGGTCAGCAGGTGGACGAGTCGATGGATTTTAGTCATTTCCCCGTTGTTGATACCTACTCAGGTATAAAAAAGGCCAGAAAACCAGTTGAAGATTCAGACTGAGTGAACACTTGGCCGTTACAAACCTTTACCACAAATACCATACTGGTGCCTCTGTGGAGAAACTCGACTTGACAAAGCTACAACATCTGTGCCATACAtgtttgaactgaactgattgtTAGTGCATATTTGTGGAtgttaaaagaagatgtacagaATTGTAGAAGTAGACAAGTTGTGAAAGGATGGTTGATGAATTGTTGCACTATGAACTGCACAAAAACTCAATCAAGGTTAACAGTTTTACGCAGGCTGTTGATTTTTGTAACATATTTGAGAGTTAGAAGTATTTTTTAGTTCAGTCATATTGTTTACTTtcatcttttgttcatttttaggcttttttgttttctttgagcGAATCTGTTTTAAATCCTTCTGAGAATTGCCACGAAACtagattttgttttctttttatggtCGATGAAGTACTATTGAGTGttcatgttttttcaaagacatccTCCTAATAAACGTGTTGAGTCTTACAGTCTCCTGTTTTGTGACACCCTGCATTGAACCTGCAGCTACACAGTTTAAAGGGTTTAACATGACAGAGATATATTGTGACAGTGACAACCCTCTGCGGATGCTCTTCTCTCTGAGTGTATGAAGACGTTCTCTGTCAGCGTCGATCTAACATGTTATTTACATCCAGGATCAAAGGAAGCCTACGTTTCCTCTCATCACGAAGTTATTCCTGTCGAGGAATTACTTCTGGTTTCACCACCGTACTGCAAACAGTCACACCTGTTAGTATGTGTCCAACGGATGCTGGCTTTATTTAGAAgcacaatagattttttttttaaccttaattcAGCTCATCTGGAAGGAATAGATCAGACTGAGGCTCTTGACATGAGCCTAAAACGTTCTAACCATGTGATTTGAAGGTTTATGGATAGGTAGACAGTTTTAAACCCAGGTACTACTTATGTTTTACTTAATCCTTACAGagctttaataaaaaaataaaaaaaaacatcatctttTTACGGGTGCAGTACtcttcagtttatcattacagTAGGAAAGATTTAGATGGATACTTTTTAATGGGTTGCAGGAAAAACCTGTCATCCTGTCAGGGTAGAGGTTTTTATCAGGTTGTACTGAGCAAAAATTATGATTAATAGGGTTCTTAAATGTTTTTACAGACAAAATTACAAAACCATTCCAAAATTATTCTAGGATTGATCATTTCATTCCCACAATGGTCTGTCATATGAAGTACTTGAACAGCAGTGAAGTTTATCATAGTTTGGAAAATTAAAGAGCAACATTTTTCATTCTGGAATTGCTGGTTAGTttcatattcacattttcatcGGCTATTTCTTTTCACCCTGGTTTGAACACGAGCTTTAGAAATTTCAGAAACAGTAAATCTGGAGCAAATTAACTGGAATAACAAGTGTTTAATTTCCTGGACGTGGAAGTGGAATTGTGCATTAATTTCCTAAATTAGTAGATTTGATTTAACTTGCCGTTAATTTCTAAACATTGTAACAATGTAGATTAAGATTTAGGCAAAATACAGTTGGTTTCagccaaataaaaacaaaacacgacTCCTAAACCCTTCTAGAACCCTGCAGAAAACTCTTCATTTTTTAGAATTTCTGTTTCTTGTTTGggatggctgtggctcaggaggtagatcAGGTTGTCCAACAGccagagggttggtggttcaaatctcATCCCAGTCATtctctgctgttgtgcccttagGTAAGACATTTCACCCACCTTACCTCCAGTTTCACTTACACAGGAATGAATGTGTGGTGGTGGTCAGAGAGGCCATTGGCACttttccatcagcctgccccagggtagCTGAGGCTGCAGAGGtactttaccaccaccagtgtgtgtgtgtgtgtgtgattgaggATTCAGTGTTTAAATCCTACAGGTTTGCTGTTTTACTGCATTCACTTAATTTCAAAGTAATCCCAGTCACGAAAAAATACACTTTCAAATTTCATGATTTTCCTGGTTTTTAATCACTGTAGGAACACTGGACGAAGAGGTTCAAGATGTTTCTGCCTCTGTTAGTTTtggtcaatttttttttgcaaagtctAGCTTTAGACTGACTGACCACTAAATTAATATTTAATACATCAGTGCAGTTTTATGTCATTCCTTCCCACAAATTTGATAGTCCATTAAGGAAGACTGATACACAGTTTATTCACACATATTGAGTGAACTGCCAACAGGTTCACTAGGTTTTACAAGCATTTATTTCTGATTCATGCAGCCTGTCTGTAGTTATTAAACAGTagttattctaatattatataAACATATTAATCTTCATTAAAACAAACAGGTTATCAGAAACAAACATTTACCTGTTCTTGAATGGTGATGAGAAACATCACAGACTTGGGACACGACATTTAACTTCTGCTGAAGTTATAATGAAATGTTTCGCAGAAGGTtctagaaagagagagagagagagagagagagagagagagagagagagagagagagagagagagagagagagagagagagagagaaaggtagatagacagacagacagacagacagacagacagacagacagacagacagacagacagacagacagacagacagatagatagatagatagatagatagatagatagatagatagatagatagatagatagatagatagatagatagatagatagatagatagatagatagatagatagatagatagatagatagatagatagatagatagatagatagatagatagatagatagatagatagatagatagatagatactttatcctgagggaaattcaagtattcagcagctttacatacagcacaagaagaataaaaacagacaGGCCAAAACACAACATTCTCTtttacttctgatttttttttttctaaatctgagGATCTTTCTCTAGCTTTCttataatttaaataaaaacttcCCATGACTTTTCCAAAACTTCTGATGTTTTCATTAATTGCATGGCTTTTCTGTGTATGGAGGGTTAGATTTTAGTTTCAATTCCATTATTTTTCCCGGTTTTTCATGACTGATTGAATGAAGCAAGTGTGAATTAACACATTTAGTAACTGATGTGAAGTTAATACAGTGACCTTCACATACAATGCATTATCTCCAGGAATCATTTCAGTCTAAACCCTTTTATACCagtaaacaacagaaaacatcTAAGTGGGCATTTCTGGATGACAATTTAAGCCCAGCCTGTGTTTTGTAAGATGTTACCTGTTCAGTAGAGAGGAGAATCAGAGCTGAAGGCTGACCTCTGGCTGTCACACTGCCGAGCTTCTCAAGAGAAAACTCTGTgtaaagacaaagaaagagaaagatgTAAGAATAAACAAATGATCGGGACTCTTTGAAGATGTGAGGCAGCTCTATCTTTCATGTGTTCCCACAGAGACTGATGCTCATGTGGACAATACATCTCATGTCACATTTGATcagtgaaatctttatttcatctgAGAGCATCTTGGATTTACAACAGTTTCATAACCTGCTTTGTCTGGACCAGAGGGTGATTCTTAtcctctttgttttcttttttaaataaactgTAAAAGCGGTAcgattttggtttggtttggtgtcATATGTAATGCTAATTAAGCGTTTCCCAGATGATGTTAAACAGAGAGGACAGGGGTTCTGTTTATAAGGGTGTCTGGCACTTTCTGTTTGCCCATGATGACTACCCATGTTCATGTTGTGAATATATTGCAAGCAAACGTAAAACAATCCACATTTGTGAGAATcactctactgtactgtacttctgaacatacagggtggggaagcaaaatttacaatgaacatttagttgttttttctcagcaggcactacgtcagttgttttgaaaccaaacatatattgatgtcataatcatatctaacactattatccataccttttcagaaacttttgcattttacatatgagtaatcaggaaagcaaatgtcaaagagtgtgtgatttgctgaatgcactcgtcacaccaaaggagatttcaaaaatagttggagtgtccataaagactgtttataatgtaaagaagagaatgactatgagcaaaactattacgagaaagtttggaagatactattaaagaagaatgggagaagttgtcaccccagtatttgaggaacacttgcgcaagtttcaggaagcgtgtgaaggcagttattgagaaaggaggacgacacatagaataaaaacattttctattatgtaaattttcttgtggcaaataaattctcatgactttcaataaactaactggtcatacactgtctttcaatccctgcctcaaaatattgtaaattttgcctccccaccctgtacatctaaGCAGCATGACTGATCCTAACTTAGAAAGGCTGTGTGACTCCAGCTCATTCCTGAAAAAAGAGACCCATTTGTGGCAGAAAACTGAATGAAAAGCAAATACTGAATGTGTGTGACTATAACCagggtttgcacacatttttcaaggtcaaattcaagcactgtTCAAAAACTTTTAAaggtcattttcaatttttttccagCAAAGCACTTTattgctggggtaaaatacatatttacaggaattcatgattattttttcaatttttatcacaatgatgtatgttgtattatgctaaaaaaaaaataaatctataattatgtttcataatagcaaaaagtttagaaattaaaggagaacacaaagttttatcccaaAAAATTGAAGCCACTTGATGTTCTTCAAGTACACTTGCACCGAGCCAAAGATTAAgctaaaaatgtacctggagtcagcCTGAAAGCACCTGCTGAATTTCTTTtcgacaaagttttatttttcaaaatgtatcacctctcggTAAGTAACTTTGACTTGCCATCTAATGTGGCAGagttaatgttaaaaataaattaatcacaTCAGACTTCGAATTGCTAGCACTCTCAAGCACTTAAACAAAAATTctgcacttttcagaccttgaaaacacaacattgaaattcaagcattttcacagatttcaagcacctgtatgaactCTGTATaatgtacagttgcggaaaaattaATTAGACCAcccattgttttcttcagtttcttgttcatttaaatgcctggtacaactaaaggtacatttgtttggacaaatataataacaacaaaaatagctcataagagtttaatttcagagctgatatctacccattttccatgtttttcttgataataaccaaaataactTAAGTTCttaaatatctatggcattgtactgtcaaaaacagtgcttttaggcattccatgttttcttttctgtctgttttagtcacatgatacacacaggagttcgtacttgatcGCATAAGTAttgttttgattacttttgatggtctaataattttttccgtgactgtcaTTCAAGATGTTAAGAACAGAATCTCTAAAGGCATTAACACACACAGGTCAGCAGAGGTAGAGTCCTAATATGATCCCATTCCCAAAAGTTGATAGTGTAGAAATGAaaatgggtctttccatgaaactgggtttattttggtattttgtactttgccagctttttacatccaaaataaaaaaagagaaatttagacaaatTTCCCCCTCGggatgtacttaatgatgacctcagataaatgcaaagaaataaaaaaaattatactcttgttctgagctgtcccaaaatcaatgaatttttaataaaatatcagagccaaaaataggaccaaaactgattacaaaaaaaatatttttaatctcAAAGAGCTTTCTCCTGGTTCAGTAAAGgttagaaaaaatatttttaaaagggGGATGCAACATTGTGGTAAACATGGCCCTGTACCAACTTTTTAACCTCCTaacacccaggaaatgtcagcaaagtacaagctttttttgttttttattaaataagtgcctatattagaaacatcatgatgcaacagttttttcagatgcagtttttaaattttttatggaatgtcctttgtggtggacagttttcttttctttttgtataaagttgtgaaactcttgtccacaaatgtgtacagaaaa encodes:
- the hs3st1l2 gene encoding heparan sulfate (glucosamine) 3-O-sulfotransferase 1-like 2 — translated: MLWTVLLALLVLLLLQTQLSVCIRELRTGGSSSPIYSSSSSSSSSSMFNATQQRLPGAIIIGVRKGGTRALLEMLNLHPNVEVAKAEVHFFNVEEHYRRGLAWYRTQMPFTLPGQVTVEKTPGYFAAPQAPARVWDMNPAVRLLLIVRDPAERLVSDYTQVLHNRLTRHKPYQPLEELLLHKGHIDPSYKALQRSLYHLHLDRWLAVFPREQIHVVDGDALIRDPFPELRKAERFLDLPPRISPNNFYYNTTKGFYCLLSAGHDKCLDESKGRPHAPLSPQAFKKLCRYFRKPNKLFFEMVGRSFSWC